One region of Molothrus aeneus isolate 106 chromosome 1, BPBGC_Maene_1.0, whole genome shotgun sequence genomic DNA includes:
- the SLC4A2 gene encoding anion exchange protein 2, translating to MTHSQVSSELHHIVSSAFQSPEQEALGAGSPAFGEEEEEKDLNKALGVERFEEILNDAHPRNAEEAGRSYGEEDFEYHRQSSHHIHHPLSTHLPSDARRKKGIPKKGKKKARRASVPGETPTIEEAEEDEDDACDTETERSAEELRQPGPAEAVQFFLQEDEASDRQAEEPAAPAALPGSPPEPRGGTALKEAQASSPDAEQGALGEGAAAEAGSPGRPAPKSQPGHRSYNLHERRCIGSMTAAEQDRYQKMPTDESEAQTLASADLDYMKSHRFEDVPGVRRHLVRKSAKAQVVHVSKDHKEPSTRQRKQDRQPHEVFVELNELVVDKNQELQWKETARWIKFEEDVEEETDRWGKPHVASLSFRSLLELRKTLAHGAVLLDLDQKTLPGVAHQVVEQMVITDQIRAEDRANVLRALLLKHSHPSDEKEFSFPRNISAGSLGSLLVHHHSTNHVAEGSEPAVTEPLIAGHAGEHDTRIDVEREREVLTPTPPAGITRSKSKHELKLLEKIPDNAEATVVLVGCVEFLDQPTMAFVRLQEAVELDAVLEVPVPVRFLFVLLGPSSTHMDYHEIGRSISTLMSDKQFHEAAYLADDRHDLLNAINEFLDCSVVLPPSEVQGEELLRSVAHFQREMLKKRMEQERRLLLEPKSPEEKALLKLKVVEDEAEEDDDPLRRTGRPFGGLIRDVRRRYPHYLSDFRDALDPQCIAAVIFIYFAALSPAITFGGLLGEKTQDLIGVSELIISTSLQGVLFCLLGAQPLLVIGFSGPLLVFEEAFFTFCTSNELEYLVGRVWIGFWLILIVLVMVAFEGSFLVRFVSRFTQEIFAFLISLIFIYETFSKLAKIFQEHPLHSCLSTNSSAEAWGNGTVAVANTTALATSPVARGATKVTGQPNTALLSLVLMAGTFFIAFFLRKFKNSRFFPGRIRRLIGDFGVPIAILVMVLVDYSIQDTYTQKLSVPSGFSVTAPDKRGWVINPLGVQSAFPVWMMVASGLPAILVFILIFMETQITTLIISKKERMLQKGSGFHLDLLLIVAMGGFFALFGLPWLAAATVRSVTHANALTVMSKAVAPGDKPKIQEVKEQRVTGLLVAVLVGLSIVIGDLLRQIPLAVLFGIFLYMGVTSLNGIQFYERLQLLLMPPKHHPDVTYVKKVRTLRMHLFTGLQLACLAVLWAVMSTVASLAFPFILILTVPLRMCLLSRIFTDREMKCLDAAEAEPILDEREGVDEYNEMPMPV from the exons ATGACCCATTCCCAGGTGTCTTCCGAGCTTCACCACATCGTCTCCTCAGCCTTCCAGAGC CCCGAGCAGGAGGCGCTGGGCGCCGGCTCACCTGCCTtcggagaggaggaggaggagaaggaccTGAACAAGGCCCTGGGCGTGGAGCGCTTCGAGGAGATCCTGAACGACGCCCACCCCCGCAACGCCGAGGAGGCCGGGCGCAGCTACGGCGAGGAGGACTTCGAGT ACCACCGTCAGTCGTCCCACCACATCCACCACCCGCTCTCCACGCACCTGCCCTCTGACGCCCGCCGCAAGAAGGGGATCCCGAAAAAGGGCAAAAAGAAGGCCCGGCGTGCCTCTGTCCCCGGAGAGACCCCCACCAtcgaggaggctgaggaggatgaggatgacgCGTGCGACACGGAGACGGAGCGGTCGGCGGAGGAGCTGCGGCAGCCCGGGCCGGCCGAGGCAGTGCAG TTCTTCTTGCAGGAGGATGAGGCGAGCGACCGGCAGGCAGAGGAGCCAGCGGCCCCCGCGGCACTGCCCGGCTCCCCCCCTGAGCCCCGAGGGGGCACGGCCCTGAAGGAAGCGCAGGCCAGCAG CCCTGATGCCGagcagggggctctgggggaggGGGCAGCCGCTGAGGCTGGGTCCCCAGGCCGCCCTGCGCCCAAGTCGCAGCCGGGGCACCGCAGCTACAACCTGCACGAACGGCGCTGCATCGGCAGCATGACGGCTGCAGAGCAGGACCGCTACCAGAAAATGCCAACAGACGAGTCAGAGGCACAGACACTGGCCTCGGCTGACCTGGACTACATGAAGA GTCACCGCTTCGAGGACGTGCCGGGCGTGCGCCGGCACCTGGTGCGGAAGAGCGCCAAGGCACAGGTGGTGCACGTCAGCAAGGACCACAAGGAGCCCAGCACGCGGCAGCGCAAGCAGGACCGGCAGCCCCACGAG gtgttTGTGGAGCTGAACGAGCTGGTGGTGGACAAgaaccaggagctgcagtggaaGGAGACGGCGCGCTGGATCAAGTTTGAGGAGGACGTGGAGGAGGAGACAGACCGCTGGGGCAAGCCACACGTGGCCTCCCTCTCCTTCCGCAGCCTTCTGGAGCTCCGCAAGACCCTGGCCCACG GGGCCGTGCTCCTGGACCTGGACCAAAAGACGCTGCCGGGGGTGGCTCACCAGGTGGTGGAGCAGATGGTGATCACGGACCAGATCCGGGCTGAGGACCGTGCCAACGTGCTGCGGGCGCTGCTGCTCAAGCACAG CCACCCGAGCGACGAGAAGGAGTTCTCCTTCCCGCGGAACATCTCGGCAGGcagcctgggctccctgctCGTGCACCACCACAGCACCAACCACGTGGCTGAGGGCAGCGAGCCGGCCGTCACCGAGCCCCTCATCGCTGGCCACGCCGGCGAGCACGACACGCGCATCGACGTGGAGCGGGAG aGGGAGGTCCTCACTCCCACACCCCCGGCCGGCATCACTCGCTCCAAGTCAAAGCACGAGCtgaagctgctggagaagatCCCGGACAACGCTGAGGCCACAGTGGTGCTCGTGG gctGTGTGGAGTTCCTGGACCAGCCCACCATGGCCTTCGTGCGGCTGCAGGAGGCCGTGGAGCTGGACGCGGTGCTGGAGGTGCCCGTGCCTGTGCGGTTCCTCTTCGTGCTGCTgggccccagcagcacccacatgGACTATCACGAGATTGGGCGCTCCATCTCCACCCTCATGTCCGACAAG CAATTCCACGAGGCCGCCTACCTGGCCGACGACCGTCATGACCTTCTGAATGCCATCAACGAGTTCCTGGACTGCAGCGTGGTGCTGCCGCCCTCCGAGGTGCAGGGCGAGGAGCTGCTGCGCAGCGTCGCCCACTTCCAGCGCGAGATGCTGAAGaagaggatggagcaggagcggaggctgctgctggagcccaaGTCCCCTGAGGAGAAAG ctctgctgaagctGAAGGTGGTGGAGGACGAGGCCGAGGAGGATGACGACCCCCTGAGGCGCACGGGCCGCCCCTTCGGGGGGCTGATCCGGGACGTGCGGCGGAGGTACCCCCACTACCTGAGCGACTTCCGCGACGCACTGGACCCCCAATGCATCGCTGCCGTCATCTTCATCTACTTCGCTGCGCTGTCACCCGCCATCACCTTCGGGGGGCTGCTGG GGGAGAAGACGCAGGACCTGATCGGGGTGTCGGAGCTGATCATCTCCACATCACTGCAAGGCGTCCTCTTCTGCCTGCTGggtgctcagcccctgctggtcATCGGCTTCTCAGGGCCGCTGCTCGTCTTTGAGGAAGCCTTCTTCACG TTCTGCACATCCAATGAGCTGGAGTACCTGGTGGGGCGTGTCTGGATCGGCTTTTGGCTCATCCTCATTGTGCTGGTCATGGTGGCCTTTGAGGGCAGCTTCCTGGTGCGTTTTGTCTCCCGCTTCACCCAGGAGATCTTTGCCTTTCTCATCTCCCTCATCTTCATCTATGAGACCTTTTCCAAGCTGGCCAAG atCTTCCAAGAGCACCCTCTGCACAGCTGCCTGAGCACCAACAGCTCGGCCGAGGCCTGGGGCAACGGCACCGTGGCCGTGGCCAacaccacagccctggccaCCAGCCCGGTTGCCCGCGGTGCCACCAAGGTCACGGGGCAGCCCaacacagcactgctctcaCTCGTGCTCATGGCTGGCACCTTCTTCATCGCCTTCTTCCTGCGCAAGTTCAAGAACAGCCGCTTCTTCCCTGGACGG ATCCGGAGGCTCATCGGGGACTTTGGGGTGCCCATCGCCATCCTGGTGATGGTGCTGGTAGACTACAGCATCCAGGACACCTACACACAG AAGCTGAGTGTGCCCAGTGGGTTCTCGGTGACAGCCCCAGACAAGCGGGGTTGGGTGATCAACCCCCTGGGTGTGCAGAGTGCCTTCCCCGTGTGGATGATGGTGGCCAGCGGCCTCCCCGCCATCCTAgtcttcatcctcatcttcatgGAGACCCAGATCACCAC GCTGATCATCAGCAAGAAGGAGCGGATGCTGCAGAAGGGCTCCGGGTTCCACCTCGACCTCCTGCTCATCGTGGCCATGGGCGGCTTCTTCGCGCTCTTCGGGCTGCCCTGGCTCGCCGCAGCCACCGTGCGCTCCGTCACCCACGCCAACGCCCTCACTGTCATGAGCAAGgcggtggcacctggggacaagCCCAAGATTCAGGAGGTGAAGGAGCAGCGGGTCACCgggctgctggtggctgtgctggtcG GGCTGTCCATCGTCATCGGGGACCTGCTGCGGCAGATCCCACTGGCTGTGCTCTTCGGCATCTTCCTCTACATGGGCGTCACCTCCCTCAATGGCATCCAGTTCTACGAgcgcctgcagctgctgctgatgccCCCCAAGCACCACCCTGATGTCACCTATGTCAAAAAG GTGCGCACGCTGCGCATGCACCTGTTCACCGGGCTGCAGCTGGCCTGCCTGGCCGTGCTCTGGGCCGTCATGTCCACTGTGGCCTCCCTCGCCTTCCccttcatcctcatcctcacggTGCCGCTCCGCATGTGCCTGCTCAGCCGCATCTTCACCGACCGGGAAATGAAGTGT CTGGACGCAGCCGAGGCCGAGCCCATCCTGGACGAGCGGGAAGGTGTGGACGAGTACAACGAGATGCCGATGCCGGTGTGA
- the CDK5 gene encoding cyclin-dependent kinase 5 — protein MQKYEKLEKIGEGTYGTVFKAKNRETHEIVALKRVRLDDDDEGVPSSALREICLLKELKHKNIVRLHDVLHSDKKLTLVFEFCDQDLKKYFDSCNGDLDPEIVKSFMYQLLKGLAFCHSRNVLHRDLKPQNLLINRNGELKLADFGLARAFGIPVRCYSAEVVTLWYRPPDVLFGAKLYSTSIDMWSAGCIFAELANAGRPLFPGNDVDDQLKRIFRLLGTPTEEQWPAMAKLPDYKPYPMYPATTSLVNVVPKLNATGRDLLQNLLKCNPVQRISAEEALQHPYFTDFCPP, from the exons ATGCAGAAATACGAGAAGCTGGAGAAGATCGGCGAAG GCACCTACGGGACCGTGTTCAAGGCCAAGAACCGGGAGACGCACGAGATCGTGGCGCTGAAGCGGGTGCGGCTGGACGACGATGATGAG GGGGTGCCCAGCTCGGCGCTGCGCGAGATCTGCCTGCTCAAGGAGCTCAAGCACAAGAACATTGTCAG GCTCCACGACGTTCTGCACAGCGACAAGAAGCTGACCCTGGTCTTTGAGTTTTGTGACCAG GACCTGAAGAAATACTTTGACAGCTGTAACGGGGATCTGGACCCTGAGATCGTCAAG TCCTTCATGTACCAGCTGCTGAAGGGGCTCGCCTTCTGCCACAGCCGCAACGTGCTGCACCGTGACCTGAAACCGCAGAACCTGCTCATCAACCGG AACGGGGAGCTCAAGCTGGCGGATTTCGGGCTGGCTCGGGCCTTCGGCATCCCTGTGCGCTGCTACTCGGCCGAG gtggtcactctgtggtaCCGGCCCCCGGACGTTCTCTTCGGGGCCAAGCTCTACTCCACCTCCATCGACATGTGGTCAGCTGGGTGCATCTTTGCGG agCTGGCCAATGCCGGGCGGCCCCTCTTCCCGGGCAACGACGTGGACGACCAGCTGAAGAGGATCTTCAG GCTGCTGGGGACTCCCACGGAGGAGCAGTGGCCGGCCATGGCCAAGCTGCCGGACTACAAG ccctaCCCCATGTACCCAGCTACCACCTCCCTGGTCAACGTGGTGCCCAAGCTGAACGCCACTGGCCGggacctgctgcag aACCTGCTCAAGTGCAATCCGGTGCAGCGCATCTCAGCGGAGGaggccctgcagcacccctACTTCACCGACTTCTGCCCCCCCTAG